Within the Scytonema millei VB511283 genome, the region GTGTGGGGTGTGGGGTGTAGTGGAGAGAATTCGGAATTCGGAATTCGGAATTAATGCGTGAATGCGTGAATTGTCTTGCTCCCTCAGCAACCTTGCGCTCCCTCAGCTCCCTCAGCTCTCTTTCCCCTACTCCCTGTTCGGGAACTTGTGAGTTTATTGAGAAATTATGGGCAAACTTTCTATATAGAAAGACTAGTGCGGCAATAGTACCTCAGCAGTTGTAAAAATACTGCGATCTCATCTTGCAAGCATTATTCGCTTCTGCCTTCTGTCTTCTGCTTTTTTGCACTAGTTTCATATATGCTCAGAAATTCTTCACAACCAATGAATCAAGGGACGATTATTTGTGTTGACGACGAACGCAACATACTACTTAGCTTGCACGATAGCTTGAGTCAAATCGCTACTGGATATGCGATCGAGCTAGCAGAAAGCGGAGTAGCAGCCTTGAGCATAATTACTGAACTGAGCCAAAATAAAATTGAAGTTCCTCTGATTATCTGCGATCGCGCTATGCCTGAAATGGATGGAGCGACACTGCTAACCCATCTACATCAACAATTTCCCAAAACACCAAAAATTCTCATCACCGAACTAGTTGGGATCGGTGATGCCATCCAAGCGAGCGATCGCGCCAATCTTTACCGCTACATTACCAAACCTTGGGACGAGACAGACTTCAGTTTAACCGTGCGCGAAGCACTACGGAGTTACGAGCAAGCGAAACAAATAGCAGCACAAAACCAGACATTGAAACAAATGCATCTGGAACTCCAGCGAGAGATCGCCAATCGCCGTCGTGCAGAAGCCCTGTTAGTCTATGATGCCCTTCACGATACCTTGACAGGATTGCCTAACCGCACGCTATTAGTAGAACGGATCGAGCAAGCAATTAGAACGGCACGATCCGACTCAACATATCAATTTGCCGTATTGTTTATCGATCTCGATCGCTTCAAAATTGTCAACGATAGTTTGGGACATACAATAGGCGATGAGCTGCTAGTTGCAATTTCAACTCGCTTTCGCCAATGCCTGCGCAACACTGATATCATCGCTCGACTGGAAGGCGATGAGTTCGCTATCTTACTCGAAGGAATTCAAGATAGCAGCGACGCGATCCAAATAGCAGAGCGCTTGCTAGAAAGCCTATGTACGCCATTTAATTTAAAAGGTCATACCGTTGCTGCCAGTGCCAGCATTGGCATTGTTGTGGGTTCTAGTTCCACTAACTATGACAGTGCTGCCGATTTGCTGCGAGATGCCGATCTAACCATGTACCATGCGAAGAAAACAGGCAGAGCTTGCTATGCCCTGTTCGATCGCCAACTACACGTTCAAACCCTGAAACTACTACAAATTCAGAGCGACTTGCATCAAGCTCTAGAGCGGCAAGAATTTATTTTGTGTTATCAACCAATTGTTTCTCTAAGTACGGGTAAACTCATGGGTTTTGAAGCCTTAGTACGCTGGCATCATCCCCAACAAGGTTTTATCTCTCCTGGCGAATTTATTTCTGTTGCCGAAGAAACAGGATTCATTATCTTTCTGGGAGAGTGGGTATTGCGAGAAGCCTGTCGCCAGATGCACCAGTGGCAGTTACAATTTCCTCTACATTCACCATTAACTATTAGCGTCAATATTTCTGGCAAACAGTTTTCTCAAGTCAATTTCGTACAGCAGATCGAACAAATTCTTCTAGAAACTGGTTTTGATGCCCACTTGCTCAAACTAGAGATTACCGAAAGCGTACTCATGGAAAATGCCCAGTCTTCAACTAGTATGCTTAGTCAATTACAAGCTTTGGGTATTCGGTTATCTATTGATGATTTTGGCACGGGGTATTCGTCTTTAAGTTATTTACATCGCCTACGCCTCGATACTTTAAAAATCGATCGCTCCTTCGTGCGCGATGTCGATCGCAGTGTCGAACAAATTGAAATTATCCGTACCATCATTGCCCTGGCTTGGAACTTGGGGATGGATGTCGTTGCCGAAGGCATAGAGACAAAAAAACAACTCTTCCAACTGCGATCGCTCAAATGCGAATACGGACAAGGTTATCTATTTGCTAAACCTTTGGATCGAACCGCGATCGAAACCTTACTCTCCCAAGATCTGCCATTGCAATATTTAAGTCAGTGAACAGTTATCAGTTATCAGTTATCAGTTATCAGTTATCAGTTATCAGTTATCAGTTATCAGTGTAGAGACGTTACATGTAACGTCTCTACAAGGTTGTTGGAACTCTTAGCTCTTAGCTCTTAAATTTTGAATTTTGAATTTTGCATTTTCTCCTACCTCTCCAACGTGTTGTTTGTATTTTTGCAAAATAGAATTGCTGTACTTAGCGACAGAAGGATAGCGGTGTAATTTGCCGTCTGTTCCTCTATACCACTGAACTGTTTTAGATTTATATAAGTCAGGGCTACCGCTATACCAGTGGCTTGCTACTCTTAATACTGCTATCTCTTCATCACCCTGACTCGCAACTAGAGCGTCGTGCCAATATTGCTCTAACTTGTAATGAATAATTTGCTTTTGAGCTGTAGGATTGCTGAGAAATTCATCAACAGATATGCGGTGACCGAGTGCTTCCTTGCTCCAAGCACCAATATTCGCAGGCATGATTTGAGCTAGTCCCAAAGCTTGAGAATGGGGATTAAGCGATTCATGATTATTCGTGCTTTCTTGATTAATAATGGCATGGCTGAGCGCATCTACTGGAGAAACCAAAATTGGTGCTGGTTGCGATCGAAAAGTACTCGCTTGGGATGACTGAGTTTGTAGCGATAGCAGCCATCTCGACAACAACAAACTGAGAACAACTGTAGGGATTAAAATAACTAACTTGTGCCAGCGATCGCGCTTCAGTCGTCGCTGGTGGCGAGGTGGATGTACCCGCGTATGTTGTATGAATGGTCTATTTACCAGCGATCTCTGCTTACATCTAGTAGGTTTAGAATGTGTCGAACGCTGTCTTTCCCGCTCGATTTGCTGCTGAGAAGCTAGCTCTAAAATAATTTTTTGATGCCTCATTACGTTACGAAAATCATATATCGTCACGAACAAGGGATTATAGAGGACAAAATTTTTTTTTCGTCGTTTTACAGGTTCTCTTTAGCTTTTGTGCAGCTATTTACAGGCGTAGTTGTGAGCAACTCGCGATCGAACAACACTGCGATCGGCAAAGATACTAATACTTCTCTATCCAATTGATAAATTTCGACTTGAGTAAAAAAATCGGTTTTTATAACAGGAAAATTGAAGTTGAAAATTAACCTCATTTTATGATACTGTTTTTTTATAATGGAAGTATAGTTAAAAATTTTGTTTTTGAAAGCATTGCCATTATTAAGTAACCCATTCCTGTAATTAAATATTATCACGAGCGATCGCAACTTTTTTATTAAAAAATTTATAGCAGTTTTCAATTGGGTAAAACACACGATCTGTAGGGGCGCACAGCCGTGCGCCCCTCAAGTATCACGCACGCAATCGAGAATTACTATTAGATAAAAAAATCAGGTGGGCAATGCCCACCCTACAAAATTTAAACCATTTCTGACTGCGCCGTAACTGGCGGCTCAATTTGAGGTTGGAATTGGAAGAGGGAGTAGACCACATTTCGACGAATGTTGGTCATCATATCCAAGAACATTTCAAACCCTTCTGTCTTGTATTCGATCAGCGGGTCTTTTTGTCCGTAACCGCGTAAGCCTACAGATTCTCGTAGTCCATCCATTTGTTGCAGATGTTCTCGCCACAGGGTATCGATTTGTTGCAAGATAAAGAAGCGTTCGGCTTGGCGCATTAATCCGGGACGAATTTGCTCGATTTCGGCTTCTTTGATGTCGTAGGCGATTCTGACTTGTTCGTGCAGGAAAGCTTTAATGTCGCTGACCGTCAAATCTTCCATTTGCTCTGGTTCCAAGTCTGCCAGCAAATAGACAAACTCCTTAACTTTACTCACCAATTTCGGTATATCCCAATCTTCCGAAGGCAAGTCAGGATTGATGTAGTAATCGACAATTTCGTTCATTGTCTGCTCGCCGTACTTGAGTACCTGCTCTTTTAAGTCTTGACCTTCGAGGACGCGACGACGTTCGGCGTAAATTGCCCGCCGCTGTTTATTCATCACCTCGTCATACTCAAATACCTGTTTGCGGATGTCGTAGTAGTAGGTTTCTACTTTGCGCTGCGCCCCTTCTAAACTGCGCGTGAGCAATCCCGATTCAATGGGCATATCTTCTTCGACATTGAAAGCTTGCATCAACCCAGCAACGCGATCGCCACCAAAAATCCGCAATAAGTTATCCTCTAAACTGAGGAAGAACCTTGTCGAGCCAGGGTCGCCTTGCCGTCCCGCACGTCCCCGCAACTGGTTGTCAATCCGGCGCGATTCATGACGTTCCGTCCCAATGACGTGCAGTCCACCTAACCCTACTACTTCATCGTGTTCTCTGGTGGTGAATTGCTCGTATTCGTGCTTGATTTGGTTGTAAACTTCCCGCAAACGTTGAACTACCACATCATCTGTAGGGGCTTTTTCGGAAGCAACAGCAACTTTGTCTTCGGCTTCGAGTTCCGATAGACTTCTTTCCCCATACTCTTGCGCGGCAACTTCTACCGCTGCTTTGAGCATTTGCTCGGTTTCTCGCGATAACTCTACGGGGTAAATTTGGGGCGATGCTTTCCAAGTCTTGACTTTCTTCCCAGGGACAAAACCCTGACCGCTGCTACTACCTGTAGGTAAACCAGCCGCCCGTTGTACGGCAAATACGTCTTCATCATCTGGCATCACGATCCGAGGCATGAAGTATTCCCGCAATTTCAGGCGTGCCATATAATCGGCATTACCACCCAAAATGATATCCGTACCTCGTCCTGCCATGTTGGTAGCAATCGTGACAGCCCCTTTTCTACCTGCTTGGGCGATAATCTCCGATTCCCGTTCGACGTTTTCCGGTCTAGCGTTAAGCAGGTTATATGGGATTTCTAACTGGTTGAGCAGCCGACTGAGAACTTCAGAGTTTTCCACGCTAGTCGTACCGACTAGGACAGGACGACCTTTTTCGTGCATCTCGGCACATTCTTGAGCGATCGCCCGCCACTTACCTGCTTCATTCTTGTAAACTACATCAGATAAGTCTCGCCGTTTTGTCGTTCTATTGGTAGGAATACTCGCAACTTCGAGTTTGTAAATCTTTTCAAACTCTGCCTGTTCTGTTT harbors:
- the secA gene encoding preprotein translocase subunit SecA, whose amino-acid sequence is MLKTLLGDPNARKLKKYQPYVTEINLLEEDIKALPDEQLIGKTAEFKQRLEKGESLDDILPEAFAVVREAGRRVLGLRHFDVQLLGGIILHQGQIAEMKTGEGKTLVATLPSYLNALTGKGAHVVTVNDYLAKRDAEWMGQVHRFLGLSVGLIQQSMTPDERKRNYACDITYVTNSEVGFDYLRDNMATHMDDVVQRPFNFCVIDEVDSILIDEARTPLIISGQVEKPTEKYIRASQIAAALQKDEHYEVDEKARNVLLTDEGFAAAEELLGVTDLFNPEDPWAHFVFNALKAKELFLGDVNYIVREDEIVIVDEFTGRVLPGRRWSDGLHQAIEAKERVEIQPETQTLATITYQNLFLLYPKLSGMTGTAKTEQAEFEKIYKLEVASIPTNRTTKRRDLSDVVYKNEAGKWRAIAQECAEMHEKGRPVLVGTTSVENSEVLSRLLNQLEIPYNLLNARPENVERESEIIAQAGRKGAVTIATNMAGRGTDIILGGNADYMARLKLREYFMPRIVMPDDEDVFAVQRAAGLPTGSSSGQGFVPGKKVKTWKASPQIYPVELSRETEQMLKAAVEVAAQEYGERSLSELEAEDKVAVASEKAPTDDVVVQRLREVYNQIKHEYEQFTTREHDEVVGLGGLHVIGTERHESRRIDNQLRGRAGRQGDPGSTRFFLSLEDNLLRIFGGDRVAGLMQAFNVEEDMPIESGLLTRSLEGAQRKVETYYYDIRKQVFEYDEVMNKQRRAIYAERRRVLEGQDLKEQVLKYGEQTMNEIVDYYINPDLPSEDWDIPKLVSKVKEFVYLLADLEPEQMEDLTVSDIKAFLHEQVRIAYDIKEAEIEQIRPGLMRQAERFFILQQIDTLWREHLQQMDGLRESVGLRGYGQKDPLIEYKTEGFEMFLDMMTNIRRNVVYSLFQFQPQIEPPVTAQSEMV
- a CDS encoding putative bifunctional diguanylate cyclase/phosphodiesterase encodes the protein MLRNSSQPMNQGTIICVDDERNILLSLHDSLSQIATGYAIELAESGVAALSIITELSQNKIEVPLIICDRAMPEMDGATLLTHLHQQFPKTPKILITELVGIGDAIQASDRANLYRYITKPWDETDFSLTVREALRSYEQAKQIAAQNQTLKQMHLELQREIANRRRAEALLVYDALHDTLTGLPNRTLLVERIEQAIRTARSDSTYQFAVLFIDLDRFKIVNDSLGHTIGDELLVAISTRFRQCLRNTDIIARLEGDEFAILLEGIQDSSDAIQIAERLLESLCTPFNLKGHTVAASASIGIVVGSSSTNYDSAADLLRDADLTMYHAKKTGRACYALFDRQLHVQTLKLLQIQSDLHQALERQEFILCYQPIVSLSTGKLMGFEALVRWHHPQQGFISPGEFISVAEETGFIIFLGEWVLREACRQMHQWQLQFPLHSPLTISVNISGKQFSQVNFVQQIEQILLETGFDAHLLKLEITESVLMENAQSSTSMLSQLQALGIRLSIDDFGTGYSSLSYLHRLRLDTLKIDRSFVRDVDRSVEQIEIIRTIIALAWNLGMDVVAEGIETKKQLFQLRSLKCEYGQGYLFAKPLDRTAIETLLSQDLPLQYLSQ